A single genomic interval of Pseudorca crassidens isolate mPseCra1 chromosome 19, mPseCra1.hap1, whole genome shotgun sequence harbors:
- the RNF157 gene encoding E3 ubiquitin ligase RNF157 isoform X1, with translation MGALTSRQHAGVEEVDIPSNSVYRYPPKSGSYFASHFIMGGEKFDSAHPEGYLFGENSDLNFLGNRPVAFPYAAPPPQEPVKTLRSLINIRKDTLRLVKCAEEVKTPGEEAGRAKVHYNVEFTFDTDARVAITIYYQATEEFQNGIASYIPKDNSLQSETVHYKRGVCQQFCLPSHTVDPSEWAEEELGFDLDREVYPLVVHAVVDEGDEYFGHCHVLLGTFEKHTDGTFCVKPLKQKQVVDGVSYLLQEIYGIENKYNTQECKVAEDEVSDNSAECVVCLSDVRDTLILPCRHLCLCNTCADTLRYQANNCPICRLPFRALLQIRAMRKKLGPLSPTSFNPILSSQTSDSEEHSSSENIPPGYEVVSLLEALNGPLTASPAVPPLHVLGDRHLSGMLPSYGSDGHLPPVRTLSPLDRLSDCSSPGLKLRNSLSKSISQNSSVLHEEEDERSCSESETPLSQRPSAQHLREECGITPESENLTLSSSGAIDQSSCTGTPLSSTISSPEDPASSSLAQSVMSMVSSQISTDTVSSMSGSYVAPGTEEDGEALPCPRASSRTPSEEGEVTPAASPDCNFAGLAAAAEEQDAEGNDVLEEEDGSPTQEDGQRTFAFLGMECDNNNDFDIASVKALDNKLCSEVCLPGAWQADDNVVSRRNTQRRRLSSASLEDPENRLCVWGPLAI, from the exons TTTCCTTAcgctgcccctcctccccaagaACCAGTGAAGACTCTGAGAAGCCTGATCAACATCCGAAAGGATACACTAAGACTCGTCAA ATGTGCCGAGGAAGTGAAGACCCCGGGGGAAGAGGCCGGCAGAGCGAAAGTCCACTACAACGTGGAGTTCACCTTTGACACGGATGCTCGGGTGGCCATCACCATCTATTATCAGGCCACCGAAGAGTTCCAGAATGGGATTGCCAG CTACATCCCCAAAGACAACAGCCTGCAGTCAGAGACGGTGCACTACAAGCGTGGGGTGTGCCAGCAGTTCTGCCTGCCCTCCCACACCGTGGACCCCTCCGAGTGGGCTGAAGAGGAG ctTGGCTTTGACCTGGACAGAGAGGTTTACCCGTTAGTGGTCCATGCTGTGGTGGATGAAGGAGATG AGTATTTTGGCCATTGCCACGTCCTGCTGGGCACTTTTGAAAAG CACACAGACGGGACTTTCTGTGTCAAGCCCCTCAAACAGAAACAAGTA GTGGATGGGGTCAGCTACCTCCTTCAGGAGATCTATGGAATTGAAAACAAGTACAACACGCAAGAGTGTAAG GTGGCTGAGGATGAAGTGAGTGATAACAGTGCCGAGTGTGTGGTGTGTCTCTCAGACGTGCGGGACACCTTGATTCTGCCCTGTCGTCACCTCTGCCTGTGTAACACCTGCGCCGACACCCTGCGCTACCAGGCCAACAACTGCCCCATCTGCCGACTGC CCTTCCGGGCACTGCTTCAGATCAGAGCCATGAGGAAGAAACTGGGCCCTCTGTCCCCAACCagctttaaccccatcctctcaTCCCAGACATCCGACTCAGAAGAGCATTCA TCCTCAGAGAACATTCCACCGGgttatgaagtggtatctcttcTGGAGGCCCTCAATGGGCCCCTTACCGCATCCCCGGCAGTCCCCCCACTCCACGTGCTTGGAGACAGACACCTCTCGGGAATGCTGCCTTCCTATGGCAGTGATGGCCACCTGCCTCCTGTCCGGACGCTCTCCCCCCTCGACCGCCTGTCCGACTGCAGCAGCCCAGGACTCAAGCTCAGAAACAGTCTCTCCAA GTCCATCTCCCAGAATTCTTCTGTGCTGCACGAAGAGGAAGATGAGCGTTCATGCAGCGAATCCGAGACGCCCCTGTCTCAGAGACCGTCAGCCCAGCATCTCAGAGAG GAATGTGGCATCACCCCAGAAAGTGAGAACCTGACCTTGTCATCGTCAGGAGCTATTGACCAGTCGTCCTGCACGGGGACGCCTCTCTCCTCCACAATTTCCTCCCCAGAAG ACCCTGCCAGCAGCAGTCTGGCCCAGTCGGTCATGTCCATGGTGTCCTCCCAGATCAGCACCGACACCGTCTCCTCCATGTCCGGCTCCTACGTCGCCCCCGGCACGGAAGAGGACGGGGAGGCTCTCCCCTGCCCCCGGGCCTCCAGCAGGACCCCCTCAGAGGAAGGAGAG GTGACACCAGCGGCGTCTCCAGACTGCAACTTCGCGGggctcgccgccgccgccgaagAGCAGGATGCAGAG GGAAATGACGTTCTAGAAGAAGAGGACGGATCACCCACACAAGAAGATG GCCAGAGGACATTCGCATTTCTAGGTATGGAGTGTGACAATAACAATGACTTTGACATCGCCAGCGTGAAAGCACTGGACAATAAGCTGTGCTCTGAGGTCTGCTTACCCG gTGCCTGGCAGGCTGATGACAACGTGGTCAGTCGTCGGAACACGCAGCGCCGACGCCTATCTTCTGCCAGCCTGGAGGACCCTGAGAACAGGCTCTGCGTGTGGGGTCCTTTGGCCATCTGA